Part of the Antechinus flavipes isolate AdamAnt ecotype Samford, QLD, Australia chromosome 2, AdamAnt_v2, whole genome shotgun sequence genome is shown below.
CCTATGTACTTTTTCTTAAGTAACCTTTCCTTTGTGGACATTGCCTACTCATCAGCCACAGCCCCCAAAATGATTGCAGACTTCATCTCAGAGCGCAAGACCATCTCCTACTGGGGCTGTGTTACGCAAATGTTTACCTTCCACTTCTTTGGCTGTGCTGAGATTTTTGTCCTGACTGTAATGGCATTTGACCGCTATGCTGCCATTTGCCATCCCCTACGCTATACCACCATCATGAGTGTCAACACCTGTACTGTTCTGGCATTATTATCCTGGGCAGGTGCCCTGGGACACTCCTTTGTGCAGACTCTTCTGACTTTCCAGCTTCCCTTCTGTAGTGCTCAAGTCATTGATCATTATTTCTGTGATGTTCATCCCGTCCTCAAACTTGCCTGTGCAGATACTTCTTTGGTGAACTTGCTGGTGGTGGCCAATAGTGGACTCATATCTTTGGgttgttttctcattttgctGACGTCTTATACAGTGATTCTACTTAGCCTCCGGAAGCACTCTGCAGAGAGCCGACGGAAAGCTCTTTCCACCTGTGGCTCTCACTTGACAGTGGTGACCTTCTTTTTTGTCCCATGCATTTTTATTTACCTTCGCCCATCTACTACCTTCCCACTGGACAAGGCAGTCTCTGTGTTTTACACCACCATCACTCCAATGCTGAATCCCCTCATCTACACTCTGAGGAATGAGGATGTGAAGAATTCCATGAAGCGGATATGGAGATACAAAGTttttggggaagaaaataaaggataaagTACATCAGAATTGCAGAAATATAGTACTATTGGGAACCCTGAAAGGCTAAATAACATTATAATGAAATGAGTCTAGTGGGCTCAAtagttctagaaaataatttacactcaaaataaatttcattgtttAAGAACCTTCATTTCTAATCTACCATGGATGGTTGTGTTTTAAGGTACAATATAGTATAATAGAGGCACCGACCTTTAAGAAGTCAGGAATAAAATAGCAAATACCAAGAATTCTCATCTTCCTGGGGACTATAGTTTTCTCTAATTTCACTGATAATGATACATTTTTGTGAATCATTGcttcagaaaaagagaatttaaaggaaCACCTATATTCTTGTTTTGGCTCAGTAGATCCAAAATAATGACAGCATAGCGATTGTaatgatgaagaaatgaaacttgAATTGCTTAAGTAACTGTGTGTGATCATGCAGagtttttatttgtgtttaaaattttaaatagtgaAATTGAAGTATGAATTGTAAGGTATATTTTGtttgataaattaaaattttacttcaCGCATGAAATATTTTACTAAACTTGAATGGCATGTTtagaattgaaatttattttttaaattgttaattattttaaaactaaaaaaaattaagaaagtaaaataatatatcattGCTACTATTTAGTAATTGCCTAAATTTTATCTCTTGTAgatatttcagttttattaaaattCACTTATGAAGTGAAATCATTAGAAATCTCTGCTAaccttattttatgtttaaaacttttcataatttttccatatcttttgtttttaaaggaatctttttttttaaatttttatttatttatttatttaaagcgttttatttacaaaatttatgcatgggtaatttttcaacactgaccctttcaaagccttctgttccaaattattccctccttcccctcaccccctcccctagatggcaggtagtccaatacatgttaaatatgttaaaatatatattaaatccaatatatgtatccatatttatacaattatcttattgcacaagaaaaatcggatcaagaagaaaaaaaaaagagaaagaaaacaaaatgcaagcaagcaatagaaagagtgataatgctatgttgtggtctacactcagttcctaaagtcttctctctgggtgtagatggctctcttcatcactgaacaattggaatcaATAATGtgattattgaagagagccacacacatcagaattgatcctctatagtcttgttattgacatgtgtaatgatctcctggttctgctcatttcatttagcgtcagttcatgtaagtctctccaggcctctctgaaatcatcctactggttctttcttacagaaaaatactattccataatattcatataataatatttatttatccagccatttctcagctgatgagcatccacttagtttccagtttcttgccactacagaaaaggctgctacaaacatttttgcacatgtgggtcctaaAGGaatcttttaaagttaaaattaatataaaatattctttggttAAAGATAAGCTAGAATGGatagagaaatattaaaatcCTTTTCTATTGAACAGAAACATATGAAGATAAATATTGATGAAGTTATTGACAAATTTGCAGAAGTTAAAGCTTTTGGCAAACTACTTTGTATGTATAAATTTTTCTTGTAGagggtcagaactctgaaaaagtgtacttgaatctaggtcagcAAGGTACTTATAATTAAGCATATACTTAGGATTTAGTACGGTGATGTAATGGTCGTGCGAgctcagtgtgttgtagtgatgtaacactgaagtatttaagggagtctcagacacagaagactcTCTGAGCCACAGACAGCTCTCAGCCACAGCCACAAGAGAAGATGcctgactccagattccagactctggattccatccttgaccatcctcctggtagctctcctgcttcctgcactAAAATGAAGATTGGGTCAATCTGGCAGACTTTCACAGACTGCAGgaggagactgagagagacagagattgagactggatcagactgtgacagacacagaTTGTAAAGGaaaggtgaaggagacaataaagactctagactctattcctgaccagccttgtggtggctgttctgcctccttcactcttccactaagaccaaggactcgggatGATCCCAAGatcctctagaaagctagcctgaGCATTACATTTTCTCTCATTCTAAAAAGTACAATAATGTAATTAACAAttgctttctcccttttcattatccatttcattatttgttttattttagtttactGATGTGATTACATATACAAAGAGTGTAAGGAACAAATTCTCACTGTTTCTTTTCTAgtaattattattcatttcattttataagttactagggaaaataattttgttatatagaGGAGAGTATTAAAATTGATCTACTGAGTGTCAAACGCAAAAGGCATGCTGCTGgggccatgtacaatgatctcctggttctgctcacttctcttagcatcagttcattcaaaCTCTTTTCTGAaccaaatatgatactgatacctaaaccaagaagaataaaaacaaagaaagttagAAAATTAGGTAATAAAAGTCTCTCTTTTTGGCAAATCCAAAACATTtgattaaaaagttatttgaaataagaaattttagcaaagtagtaggatataaagtaaatccacataaattgcccacattcctatatatcacaaacaaaacTCTGCAAAAAGAAACAGTGAGAAATATCCCAATCCTATTTTTTGTCCTGATTTTGGCCTCCAATCTTTTTACTCATCAGTTCTATCCCAGGTAACACCACTTTATTGTcttactttcttcccttccttggcTTGATTAATTTGATGAATTGGTTCAAATCTATACTATCTTCTATACTTAAATCCCTTGTCTTATTAGTTCTATCATGCCATGCCAAACTCCAACCTTGGATTAGAAACCAAACCTCCTATCTTCGATTCAAAACCAAACTTTCaacttttttctatttgctaaatttgctcttatttttatgcTGAATGAAGGAGAAAGACATGAAACTGTACTTAGTCAACTATAAATTTGTTATATAAACTCAACCTAGTCTTCCCAGAAACAATATTTTGATAGTTCTCTAATCAATACCACAGaaactattttaattcttttcatcCTCTTCTCTCAACTGACACATTGGcaccttctctcctttttcccttgtTAATGACTTTACCTCATACTTCACAAGGAGTTGAAAATCATTCACCAATAGTGCTCTCTTCTACCTTcctcttcatctcacatcactaaTTTGTCTTTCcttaaaacttcttttttatctatttcacatgaagagagagatagagagagagagagagagagagagagagagagagagagagagagagaaagagagagagagagaaagagagagacagagagagtcattCTCCTTGCCAAGTTAAATACTTCTATATCTGCACTTGCTACCATTCCATTTATATCTTCAGTAGATTTCTCCCTTCACTTTAACTAATCCTCAGTCTCTATTACTTGCCTCCTTGTTACCTACAGACACACTAATATCTCTCTCATTCTTAAAATAAACTCCTTCTTCATTCCAGATTCCCCACTAACTACCATcagctctctctcttcctttaagctAAACTACTTGAGAAAAACCATGGACatccacttctttttttatattattttaaatcctCCACATTTTGCTTCTACTTTCATCAAActgaatttttcttctctaaagtcACCAatgatcctttaaaaaatttagtttCCTCAGTTCATATAGATACATTTTTGGagggttatacatgtacattcattttttacatattttcttaagaatcatattgggagagagaaaaaccagagcaaaagggaaaaaccatgagagaaaaaacaaaaaaaaaaaaaaagaaaaaagtgaacatggcatgtttctatagttctctctatatatttggatGGCATATTTTCATCCAAAATATATTGAGTTTGTCTTTGATCATTGAACTGCTAAGAAAAAGTTGATCAACACACAATCTTGTgcttgctatgtacaatgttttcctggttctgcttttcactcagcattaattcatataaatatttccagaCCATCCTAAAATCaccatgttcatcattttttatagaacaatgatatttcattactttcatatgccatattCAGCTGTTCCTCAAATTATGGGcaactattcattttccaattctttgccaccaaaaaaagagctgatacaaacatttttgcatctaTGGGTCCTTTTATctgttttttgatttctttgagatacagacccaccagtggcattgctggatcaaagagtatgcacagtttggtaactctttgggcatggttccaaattgctctccagattggttggatcacttcataactccaacaacaatgcattagtgtcctagtatttccacatcctctctaacatttatcattatatttatttgtcatcttaatcaatttGAAAGGTGTGAGGagatacctcaaagttgtttaaatttacatttctctaaccaatcatgatttagagcattttaaaatatgacaacaggtaattttaatttctttatctgaaaattctctgttcatatcctttgaccttttatcgattggggaatgatttgtattcttataaattttactcagttctttataaattttagaaatgagatttttatcagaaagaATGGCTATATaaaactttctgctttccttctaaccctggatgcactggttttgtttgtataaaacctttatAATTTAAAGTTATCAAAGttgaatttaataagcatttattaatgtttcctaattcttctttggccataaagtcctcccttcttcaaagatctgatagataaactatcccttgctttcttaatttgcttatagtatcacacttttatgccaaaatcatgtattcattttgaccttattttggtatggtgtGTAAGATATAGGTCAATGCTAAGTTTCTGATAGTATTTTCCAGATTTGCCAGGATTTTTGTGCAATAGTCAGTTCTTATCACAAAATCTGGAGTTGgggatttgtcaaacattagattactataatcattgattattgtatcatgtgtatctaacttattccattgattcaccactcatttcttagccagtaccagattgctttgatgactgctgctttataatatacttctAGATCTGGTATTGTGAGGCcatcttcttttgaatttttttcattaattcctttgatattcttgacgttttgttcttccacatgcattttgttttattttttctagttctatgtaactttttttttggaagttgATTAGTAtggtactgaacaagtagacttATAAGTAAACTTGtcatttctatcatattagctTAGCCtgcccatgaacaattaatatttttaattgtttaaatatggctttatttgcatgaaaaatattttgtaattgtgttcatatagttctctTGGTTTGTCTTTGtttgcagttattttaagtggaatttctctttctatctcttgctgctaggcttagttagtaacatatagaaatgctgatggtttgtGTGTTTTTATtgtatatcctgctactttgctaaagttgttgattGTTTTAAGTAGGTTTTAAaggtgattttctaggattctttaagtatgccattatatcatctacaaagagtgatagttttatctccttattacctaccctaattcctttaatttctttttctgttcttattgctgggtagttgattcttggttctAATTCCAggttttttccttctggaatatggtCTTCTAGATCCTGCGATTATTTACTGTgaaagctgccagatcctggataattctgactgtggctcactgatactgatttttttttttcattgagattatagttttggagttttgtaacaatatttttttggggttttcattgtgggatctttttcagaagtgatcaatggattctttcaatgattattttgccTTATGCTTCTGGTATAttgagcagttttccttgatgatctcttgaagaatgctatccaggtgttttttgtttgtttgtttgtttgtttttatttgtttgtttgttttggcaatgGCTTTCAgttatagaccaataatttttaaattatgtctcctggatttattttccaggttggctgtttttccaattaggcatttcatttgttttagtttatttcactcattcttgatttctcatagagtcattagcttctatttgcatGGTTCTAGtctttaatgtatgattttcttcagttagtatttgtatctctttttccatttgattaattctacttttccagGTGGTATTtatttcagtggattttttttttccaatctggccaattgtatttttaaggaattgttttcttcagtctttttttgtccttcttcttcttcttcttcttcttcttcttcttcttcttcttcttcttcttcttcttcttcttcttcttcttcttcttcttcttcttcttcttcttcttcttctttcttcttcttcttcttcttcttcttcttcttcttcttcttcttcttcttctttcttcttcttcttcttccttcttcttcttcttcttcttcttcttcttcttcttcttcttcttcttccttcttcttcttcttcttcttcttccttcttcttcttcttccttcttccttcttcttcttcttcttcttccttcttcttctcttcttcttcttccttcttcttcttcttcttcttcttccttcttcttcttcttcttcttcttcttcttcttcttccttcttcttcttcttcttcttcttcttcttcttcttcttcttcttcttcttcttcttcttcactccTTTTTGGGCATTTTGTTCCCTTCTGAGGTGGTGATTTGATGTTCCCTGTCACTATAGGAGCTTTCTATAGTAAAgtttttttcttgctcattttctttttatcctccctctatctctctctttaacCCCCCTCCCTCAATTGAAGTTGAGCAATATACTAGGAccataagacaaaatagtcatagaaagaattcattgatcacctctgaaaaaagatcccacaaggaaaaccccaagaaacattgttgcaaaactccagaactataatctcaatgaaaaaaaatatagggAACTTCCAGGAAAAAACCCCTACAATTTAAGCATTTAAGGGGCCACAGTCAGAATTACCCATGATCTGGTAGCTTTTACAATAACCTCTGCTCCTGGGGTACAAGGATGCTATCCCAAATTTCTTGTGTTGTTCTTTGCCTTGGTTTTGAGCAAAGTGGCTCCTTATATTTGGTATCTTGCTCACATCTGGGATTAGCCATATCTGGCTTCCTAGGCTGTCACTTTGCACTTTGTTGGGACTGAGGCTTCCCCACTAGTCTACTCTCCTACTAAGCCAGGACTGAGattctcagttgctgatctgctgtgattaagaccctctcactggctttcctagATATCATCTGAGCTGGATGAACACCTATTTTactccagtgagactgacttttcttttttttttttcagcattatttttatgaaagctttttatttacaaaatatatggatggataatttttcaccattgaccattgcaaaaacttctgttccaaattttccccttcttcccctcacccccgtCCCTAGATGgctggtagtccaatacatgctaaatttgttaaaatatgtGTCAAacctaatatatgtatacatatttatacagttatcctgttgcacaagaaaatcagattaaaaaaacctgataaagaaaacaaaatgcaagcaaacaacaacagagagagtgagaataccatgttgtggtccatacttcTCTCTAGGTGtaaaggctctcttcatcactgagcaattggaactggtttgaatcatctcattgttgaagtgagccatgtccatgagaattgatcatcgtatagtcttgttgttgtggATAATgattcctgattcttctcatttcacttagaatgagttcatctaagtctctgtaggcctctctgaaatcatcctgttgattgtttcttacaaaacaatagtattctgtaacattcatataccataatttattcagtcattctccaattgatggacatccactcagtttccagtttttagccactacaaagagggctgccacaaacatttttgctcatgtgggtccctttccctcctataagatttctttgggatataatcccagtagaaacactgctgaatcaaaagttatgcacagtttgataactttttgagaatagttccaaactgctttccagaatggttggatccattcatagttagTTATGTTTACATAAACATAAACAATGTTtaagtgttccagttttcctacatcccctccacattcttaattatcttttcctgtcattttagccaatctgaaaggtgtatagtgatatctcagaatagGCGAGACTGACTTTTCTTAAAGTTCTTCCAATCTAacttgagctggagagtgatttcatttCATCAGACTCTGGTCAGAGGCTCTCACATAAAAGAAGAGCTTTTACAGACAAGGGAAAAATGTTGGGGAGAGGCAGGCTTGAGCCTCAGTCACATCTTAATTGGTTCAAAAAGTATATCTACATACATCAATTGATGATAGAAATCTATATTTCCCAATGGGGAGGTAGGAAAGGACGTAAGAAAAAGGGGAGGGCTgtatgaaaaaagggaaagataagaaaagatagtaaccagaaacaaaacagaattgatcAGAAGGATAGCTTCTGAATTATCCCATCGTTTTTGTCAAACCAATCCTGATGTTTATGAGTTTTCTGGTTCAGATGAATAAATTCAATTCTGTACACAAAAATCTCTGAAGCTTCCCACTCTTTTTCTTCACCATTGATGCTAACTCAACTGTCATTCAAGATCAGCAATGAATTGTTCAATCAAGAAGTAACTTAATAATCTCTTGACTGAGTCTCTAGACAGTTGTCTTGCCTTGAGGctgataattttattaaatatgaatGTTTAGCTTGAAAGGGATGAGTCTATAACTGGTCCAGCATTCTGTGCCAGACAGTGCTTCTGTCACTTTTACATACTACCTGTATCTTCTCTTACAATGACATAGTTTATTAAATGACAATGCTTGTTGCAAGTGCTCATGTATAGAATTTTATTGCACTTAGGTAAATAGAAGAGTGTGCTGGTGATAAGAAGTTTATGAGATACACAAATCTTCACTAGTAAGTCACTATTGCTTTTTCCAATTTGATTCCTCCCAAGAACTCCCTGACATATCCAATAGAACATATCTACTTTGGTATTAAAATCATCCAGAATTACAAGCTTCTTGGAGACACAGGTAAAAGTTGGATTACAGGTGGATACCAAAAAGATGgatgagcagctctgaaaaggACTCAGTGAATCCTCATACTAGAGGTGCTATTTCTTTCTGAACATTCTATAATCCCATTATAAGTATAATTGATCATAtccataaaaataacaataattatatgattatatgaaatgtgaagaaaaaacCTTTGACAGAATACATTTATTTCTactaaaatagaaaacagaaattttcttaaaataataagtattatctatctaaaatcaagaacAAACATTATAATGGGATAAACTTGAAACTttctcaataagatcaagagtgaagcAAGGGTGTCTATTATCACCATCGAAATTCAATAGTTTACTAAAAGTGCTAGATATAACAGTAAGACaagtaaaagaaattgaaggaataaaaataggaagaaaaaaactatcattctttgtacATGATATGATGGTTTAGAGAACACTAGAgagtcaattaaaaaactacttgaaacaatcagaaaagttgtagtatataaaataagcccacatatGTAATCAGCATGCCTATATCCTACtgacaaaatccagcagcaagatataggagaaattccacttaaaataattgtagataatataaaatttgggGGCATCTAACTGCCAAGGCAAACCCTTGGGCAAACCTAAGGCaaaagttttatagtcctttgggcatagctcctgATTAATCTCTAGgatggttggataatttcacaacttcatcaacaatgtatcaatgtcgcagttttcccacatcccttccaacatttattattatctttttctgtcatcttagccaatctgagaagtgcaAGGTgctacctcagaattgttttaaactCAAATCAATTTTTAACTCTAGGACTCCTTCAGTATACTGGTTAGATTTTAGTGAATGAGGCAGGATAAAGCTGTGTtcatcacccccccccccaacatatGAAAAGGGGGCAGGAAGCTGGTTTTACAACATTGATATCTAAAAATAACTTTCTCATTCCAAGATCAGAAACCATCCAATTgtatctctctttccccctcccattttttttttataattgtcaTAGTGTTTATTTGGGGGCCATGAAGTTACATATTTGAATTTACTCTGGGAAGCACACATCATCTTGTTAAATTATTCCTTGGGGTAACTGTTTCCTACCTGACTGGCTCCAGGTCCCAAAAGAATGAACTTTCTTGGTAACAACCAATGGCACAAGTTAGTACATTGTTATACTAGAGCAGAAGTTTCTATATATCAAGTGGTAGGGGAcaacaattctcttgctgcaggTGGGGAAGGCTGGGTGTCTACTCTCTGCCTTCCCCACAGCCCATAGATTCTCCAGGACCTGGCCAGGATCAGTAGGTGGGAGAGATGATGTTGCTTTTTTGATGTGAAGAGGAACTGCTGGATATATGAGGCAAAAGACTGGTTATGTTTTTAAGAATGATCATTATAGAATGCTTAGATGGTTGAAAAAGTAGCCCAATTTCAAAAATTTCCTGGAGGAAAAGATCAGAAGGAAGAGTCAGTACcattttgtgtgtttgtgtgtattgtgtgagagagagacagaaagagaaagaaaaaagagagattgaggaaCTAAGTCTTGGGCAATTTGGTAAATAGCCTTTGGAAAAGGCAGTTCACTAGAGCTCCTGATTCAACACTAGAACTGGAATTAAAAACTTCATGAGAgatgagaataagaataaaagagaCAAATGTTAATGCTTGATAGCTCCCTCAATTCACCAAGCTAATTGTTTCCTTTGACTCAACCAATCTGCACACCCTAAATTTCAGACAAAATTATCACTGATAACAGACTTTGTGTAGTTAGATTAAGGGAGGTCTAAAATTCAACATTGTGatcatattcctttctttccttgtgattattcattttataaagggaATATCTAATCTGTCTAGGGCTAACTAAGCTAACAGTATAATATTGAATCTGAGTACTATTGAAGAACCTGTTCATTCAATAATAATCCCAGAGAATTGGATGAGACTATCATGTTATACTTCCCAGTCCTGCTAATTGCTTTTTTGTGTGGCTGCTTTATTATAAAGAATCCTTGTAGGATTTAGGAGCAGAAAAGCAATGCAGTCTCATTAAACATTCAGGTTGATCCATTATATGATCCATTGCTAAATCATTGTCCCTAAAGTTCTCATGGCTCTCAATATCCCCATCTATACAGATTTATAGATACAATGTTGTAATCTCATGGGATCTTAAAGTTAAGAaagccttgggttcaaatctcatctcagaaaCTTCATAACGGTAACAATGGTTGAGTAGCTTAACCtttctgggctttagtttcctcatatgtaaaattaaggggttgagcttgatgatttctaaagtcattagattattcattttaaacCAGTTTGATTTTGTGttcattattttattgataaagaaaccTAGCCTtggagaaatgaagagatttacCCAATATTATTCAGAGAGTAAGgaacaaagaaagttttcaaatcTAGGTTCTCTGATAGTAAATCAGTGACCTTTCCTTGGTATTGCAGAGATTTCACAGGATGAGATTAATTGAATTATCACAGGGAAATGCTTTGTTTTCCCAAAATAAGAAAATCAGCTCAAGTCATTTCTCAAGccctattgttttttctttgttggaTTATGGACCCATGGGTATATGTCTGTTGTTTTCTCctattctctcccctccccccatttctcttgattcttctctgTGATTGTCTTTGTCCATAACTCCTCTTTCTATAGATTCTATAAAATTTCTATAGATCTATAATTCTATAGATttctatagaaatagaaaatatttagccCCTTTGATTTAACTCAATTCAAATGAAGTCAAATtgattgaataaacatttattcatttttacagtTGTCAACTAAGACAACTAACCAAGAGCTTAAATGtgttgcccaaagtcacatggctaaTTAATAGTAGCAGCAAGACTAAAACCCAGATGTCTTGGGTCATAATTTAATAGTATTATCAAGTTAATACAAGAAGCAACTTTGAAAGTCATCTAGTCTAttcctctcttattttacaaatgaggaaaatgaggaccAGAGACTCTAAATGAT
Proteins encoded:
- the LOC127552496 gene encoding olfactory receptor 4S2-like, whose amino-acid sequence is MEVANNITEFVFLGLSQDPKMQLMFFALFLLFYTVIIVGNLLILLTVCFESKLHTPMYFFLSNLSFVDIAYSSATAPKMIADFISERKTISYWGCVTQMFTFHFFGCAEIFVLTVMAFDRYAAICHPLRYTTIMSVNTCTVLALLSWAGALGHSFVQTLLTFQLPFCSAQVIDHYFCDVHPVLKLACADTSLVNLLVVANSGLISLGCFLILLTSYTVILLSLRKHSAESRRKALSTCGSHLTVVTFFFVPCIFIYLRPSTTFPLDKAVSVFYTTITPMLNPLIYTLRNEDVKNSMKRIWRYKVFGEENKG